ATAAACTGCTTAAAATACTACttaagaaaatgtataaaataaaagttctgatcctcattaaagggatagttaacccaaaaataaaaattatttcatcatttactcactctcatgtcatttcatacctgtatggctttcttccttcctgcagaacataaaagaagctattttgaagaatgttggtaaccaaaaagcATTGCCCCCTATTGCTCAGAGATTGCAAAGCTCAACCTTCTAATGTACTAATGAAATCTTCcttgacaaataaaataaacacaaatgaaacaattgTTGGCATGCAGGAAGAATATAGCCCTACTATACAGAAGTAATGTGGAGCAAAGCTTAGAGAATTTAGTGTTGGAAAAGTTGGTGTTGCTTTTGGAATATAATTTTTCGAGTCAGAGTTTCTGTTGAAATCTTTACATTTGATGGCAAACTTTGTTATCTTGGCCAATCTAAGCACGTATATACAGTAAAGTTTGAGGCATTGTGAATCTCTAGAGGAAATCAATGTGATATCCTTAGAGGTCTCTTATCCCactctttatttgtttattctttCTAGGAGAAACAAGTGAGATATTAAACAtcttatttcatattttgttttcctatttatatttttatttagcctatttATTACTCcaaatgataaacaaacagGACCACACCTAAATTCTGATTGGAGGAGCCACATTATTGCCGTTTTCTAAAATCAATAAGCAGTTTTAGTGAGCGTGGTACTGATTTACCTAGAGTAAAGAGGTTTTAGGCTTTTTGCTCTGTGTCATGCTTCAAAAAAATCCCTCAGCTATAAGAGTAGTGTGTCACCTGTCGTTCCCTGTGTATAAGTCACTTTTTTGAGGTTGTGATTCTTCATTCTCAGTTTTTTGGTTGACATGACAACATCCTTGCATTAAACCTTAATTAAACTCTCTCTCCTTCTATTTCTTAGTGGGTCACCTAGGTCAAACCCAGGTGTTCATTGTACACCCTCTTCACAAGACAATTATCATAATTCACCTTTGCTCTTAGTCCAATTGGAGAAGAAGCCACTACATTTTTAATCACTGAAATTAGAGTGTGTCATTGTGGAGTCCTGGTTTTAAGTAGTTCTTAGATGCCAGGTTACAGGTTCTTGGCTCTGACCTGGTCACTTCTATGGTTACAGGCTGCCTTGCATCAATGTTTGTAATTACTCCTGTGCCAGTGCTCCAGTGACACTTTGACTGTCAGTGATCATGTTTGAaacactacatttacatttacatttatgcatttggcaaacgcttttatccaaagcgacttacattgcattatcctatacgtttatacataggtatgtgcaatcccctgggatcgaacccacaacctacAGGAAAGCTGATACTACTGGTCATTAGTAAGCTATAAATCCATTATAGCCATTACTTTGCAGCGCTTAACCGAGTATCTTTTATGTTACCTTCAGTTCtttgaaatacaatataatgtgGTATATGAGTATGGTAATTATTCAGTACTACCATATATGCAATAGTGCAACCATAGTACTTTTTGTGTAACAAAATCATATCcgcttgttaaagggatagttcactctaAAATTTAAATGCTGTaatcatttacttgccctcaagttgttcccaacctttacacatttctttgtttttattaacacaatgaaagatgtttgaaagaatgttagcaatttttagTTCTGcgacatcattcactaccatagtagataaaaagtttttttttgttctgttgaacacaaaatgagatatttttaagaatttaggaaagcaaacagttctagggcacctttgactaccatcgtaatttttcctactatggtagtcaatgatccAAAACGgaaaaacattcttccaaataccatTCCGCAGGGCAGTCATGCACCACCGTAAATGGAAGGTCATATACCGTTTCAGGGTCCAAGCgctctatcagatgccataggcaAACAACAATAAATCCTAATATACACTGATGGTTTGCTATCAAACAAACACGACCCTAACCTAACGAAATCTCAGATGCCCAGACAGCGGTTcattttttcagtttatttaaattgatACGAAATATTCCGTGAGACTGTAGTGTAAATTTCGCATAAATGTGTGATATGAATAAAAAGCACTCATAACAGCTGTTTGAATTAAGTACCCTTACTTGCCATGAGTGGAGGCTTGAACCCGGAAACAGTATTCCTTACGCCACCACTTAACAAACGGATTGTGTAAATGtttcaaataattaaaattaaaaaatgcattgtgcACTCTTATAAAGATAATTGTAAAAATGGGGAAAAATTTAGCTAAACGAgtgatttatttttctgtaaccaaaaaataaatcacTTCTCAGTCATATTACACATTTACAAGTATGACAGTGAGCTTGTGTTTCacagatatatttttacaaattgatCTTGTATAAGAGTTGCGTACAGTATAAAGGAAACCATTCTTACAGTTCACAAACTCCTTATTTGTAAGCGTTAGCACTTTTTTTTAGCTGTGtgaatatacacatttttatgcGTGCCTGTATTCACCACCATAGATTTGGGTGTGTGAGTCATGGTGTGTGCGAGCTTGTGTAGTAACGGGCCTCTACGCTTACATTATTAATGCTGGAATGAGACCCAAGCTTAAGTTACACTAAGGCAAGTAGAGCTGACAAATTAAGGTTCCTTATACAGCACTGCAACAGAACTAAAGCCCTGACACACATCTTCTCACTCACACAGAAATACAGCTCTTGTCTGAGTCTCTCATGAAGGCATATCGTAGTCGGCGACCGTGTTGAAATTGTCTCCTAGTCTATAACTTGCTGAGAATCACAAGGAGTTTGCATTAGTCTCTtgatgaaaaacaaaagaatagAAGAGGAGTGTGTGGGTGAGCGTATGGTTATAGAAACATACAGAGGCACCTTAACAGAGGATCTCAATTTGAGATTGTCTACCAGAGACGTCCTGCTTATAGACCTCATCTGGTGTTGTGGTGAATGGAATCATGTGGACAGAGATTTTTTCACCTGCGCTGAAGAATTTGTCTATCACAGTGCTGTAAAAGAACAAGGGACATCACCCAAAGGTAAggtgcaatgttttttttcgcTTGCTTTTTTTATACAGTAGTTGTGGAActtggaaaaaatatgaaactgTGGATGACAATGAAATAATGTTGGTTCAGTGAAAAAAATGCAACACAACTATGTTCCTTCGTAATGTTTTAAGTTCATATACTTGGCAGTTTGTGACTTTTTTGTCTTTGGGTGGAGATCCTGTTCATTTatgattgttttgtgttttggcaGAGACGCCGTAGACTAGCATGGTTTTAGCAGGATAAAATGCCAGCCAAAAAAGGTGACTCAAAATCGGCCGCCAAGAAGGGAGGAAAACCAGagccagaaaaaaacaaaccaaaggaGGAAGAAAATAAAGGGAAAGATGACAAAAAGGGTGGAAAAGATGACAAAAAAGCAGATAAGAAAGGAGGAAAGGATGATAAgaagaaaggaaaagaagaaccGCCCAAGGGTAAAGGAAAAGATGATAAGAAGGGAAAGGATAAAGGAAAGGGAAAGAAAGAGGTTATTGAATCCGAGGAGGGTTCAGATGCTGAGTTGCTTGAAGAAGACTTAAGTGAGGAGGAGGACGAAGAGTCAGATGGAGGCAAAAGAAAGCGCGGTGGTGGAAAAGATCCTAAGGGTAAAGCCGCAAAAGGAAAGTCCAAATCTAGACAGGCTTATTCTGACGAGGATGAGGATAGCGAAAAGGAAGACGAGGATGAagaagatgaggatgaggaCAGCGAAGAGGAGGACAGGAAAGCCAAGAAAAAATCAAAGGATAAATCCAAGTCTAACACTGAGGATGATCCAAAGAAGAAAAAGGCCAGAAAGAAGGAAGAGCCTCCACCTGAACCACCACctgaagagaaaaagaaaagaggtctgaaaaacacttcaaaacttTTCATGCGGTTCTCTGGATTTAAGAGGAAGAAGAACTCAAAGAAGCGACTTAAGAACACCTCCAGACTGTTCCTTGGCCTTGGCAAAAGAAAGAGTCGTTTAGTTAGAAAGAAGAGGAGGAAATCTCTTCTGAGAAATGCCCCAAGGTTCATGATGCGTTTCAAAAACagcaagaagaaaaaaaaagaaaaagaaaaaaagaatgcaGATAAAGCAGGACCAAAGCCAACATATATGCTTCTTAAATTAGGTGGCAATTCTAAACCAGCAGAGAAGAAAACAGGATTTTTCAAAGGGCTTTTTGGGAAGAAGAATGCAGAAGAATCTGGTTTTAAAACCAGGGGGCAAATGTTGGGTAAGATTGCAGGGGCTACAAACTGGCTTACCAAGAGGTTTCTCTCTCTTAAAGGCCGTCAAAGTGCACATAGAAGGGATAATGGCTGGGGTCgatcaaacaacaaaaagtaTGCCGGCAGTCGCCAAGCTAGCATCCGAGCGGGGTATCAAGGGTATCACAATCATGGATATGAACATGACACTGGAGGATATGATTATGATAACCAGAGCAGAGGGGGTGCATTCCACAGGCAGCCAAGCCAAAGACCCTCAAACCGATATGGCGAACAATATGCCTCCATGCATGGACAGTCTTCGTTTCCACAGCAATACACTCAATATGAAGAACCAAATAACTATTATGACATAGCATCTCATGATCAAGGCTATTACGACATGGAGGATGGATACTATGACCCGCACATGATCATGCAGGATGGAGGTGAATATTATGATGATGGTATGGACTACAGTGACCCGTATGCTGCTCAGGAGCAGATGGGCAGTTACCCAGAGGACATGGGCTACTACAGTCAACAGCATCCTTTTGATTCTTATTTTGATGATGGCATGGAGTACTATGATGACAGTCAGTATCCAATGGGAAACAGCTATGATTTATATGGAAATGAAATGGATATGTATTCCCAGGCTCAGTTTGGATATTACGAAGACCTTCAGGGTGTCTATGTTGACCCGTATGGACGGCAAGAAATGGAGATAACAGGTGATCAATATGTGGATTTATATGGGGATTATGAGGATCCTTATTTTCAGGACTATCAGGTAAATTACAGTGAAACAGACGTTGATCCATATTTGCAGTCTTCTTACAATATATATCAACCATATGGTTATCCAATGCAAGACATAATGGAAGGTGAAGAAGGAATGTATGGCGATAAGTATGCTGATTTCTCTGTGGAGAATATGCCATTTCACGGAGAAATGGAGTTCAGAGTCCCAAGACCCCAGGTTAAACTTTTTGGTAAAGAAAGGATTGATGTTGAGCTTCCTCCATTGCCTCCACAATATGATTTTGATGAAATGTCTGACATACAGTATGAAAACCATCCATACCTTCCTGGAACCTACATGGATGATGCTTTTGCACAAGCAGTTCCACCCCAAGAAATGTTTCATCCCACAATGCCTCAAGTGCCCACACCAACAGCAATGCTAATTAAGCAAGCAAATAATCCCCAGGGATTTGTAGGCCAAAATATGGCTCATATGGCTCAACCTGGTGGATTTCCACCATCCCCAACACCAAGCAGAAGGTCTGTAGCAGGGATGGCTTCCCCTCTGCATAGGCCTATGGCTCCCATGCTACCCATGGCTCCCATGTCACCCATGGCTTACAATACACCCATGGCAAATTTTGGAGAACCAGTAATGGAAGTTAGACGTTCCCCTGTGCCTGTACGTAGACCAAGCCCTCATTCCTCTCCTCAGCTCTCAATGCGTCCTGCTGGTGCACTTCCTTTGAGAAGAACCCCATCTCCACAGCCCTCTGTGCGTGGCATTGGTGGCATGGAATACTCGTTATCCCCCAGACTAACCAGAGGGATGTCCCCTTCAATAAATCATATTCAGCACCCTCCATCTCCTCTTGGCCGCAGAATGAGTCCATCTGTTTCTCCATCACTTTCTAGACATTTTCAGCCACAGGCGTCATTCAGAGAGCCTCCGCCTGCTTCTCCAACAGTCCCCAGACGGTTTCAACCTCAAGCGTCCTTTAGAGAAGCTCCACCATCTCCCCAGCCTTTGCCTGGCCGTATGCCTTCACGAGCTCCATCTCTCCAAACCAGTCCACCAGCTTCACCACGGGCATCTTTTAGAAGAAGAAGCCCACCACAGTCCCCTCGTGCCTCGATTAGAAGACCTAGTCCACCCCCCTCCCCATCACAAGTCCATCGTCCAATTGGTGCTAAGAGGATTCAAGCTTCTCCATCTAGGCGCATAAGTCCTCCATCTTCCCCTCAGATGGGTATGCAACCCATGGCTAATATTCAGAAGAGGGATCTGCATAGACCACAGTCCCCTTTAATGGATCAGAGAGCATCACCTA
This sequence is a window from Triplophysa rosa linkage group LG4, Trosa_1v2, whole genome shotgun sequence. Protein-coding genes within it:
- the LOC130552514 gene encoding unconventional myosin-XV-like gives rise to the protein MPAKKGDSKSAAKKGGKPEPEKNKPKEEENKGKDDKKGGKDDKKADKKGGKDDKKKGKEEPPKGKGKDDKKGKDKGKGKKEVIESEEGSDAELLEEDLSEEEDEESDGGKRKRGGGKDPKGKAAKGKSKSRQAYSDEDEDSEKEDEDEEDEDEDSEEEDRKAKKKSKDKSKSNTEDDPKKKKARKKEEPPPEPPPEEKKKRGLKNTSKLFMRFSGFKRKKNSKKRLKNTSRLFLGLGKRKSRLVRKKRRKSLLRNAPRFMMRFKNSKKKKKEKEKKNADKAGPKPTYMLLKLGGNSKPAEKKTGFFKGLFGKKNAEESGFKTRGQMLGKIAGATNWLTKRFLSLKGRQSAHRRDNGWGRSNNKKYAGSRQASIRAGYQGYHNHGYEHDTGGYDYDNQSRGGAFHRQPSQRPSNRYGEQYASMHGQSSFPQQYTQYEEPNNYYDIASHDQGYYDMEDGYYDPHMIMQDGGEYYDDGMDYSDPYAAQEQMGSYPEDMGYYSQQHPFDSYFDDGMEYYDDSQYPMGNSYDLYGNEMDMYSQAQFGYYEDLQGVYVDPYGRQEMEITGDQYVDLYGDYEDPYFQDYQVNYSETDVDPYLQSSYNIYQPYGYPMQDIMEGEEGMYGDKYADFSVENMPFHGEMEFRVPRPQVKLFGKERIDVELPPLPPQYDFDEMSDIQYENHPYLPGTYMDDAFAQAVPPQEMFHPTMPQVPTPTAMLIKQANNPQGFVGQNMAHMAQPGGFPPSPTPSRRSVAGMASPLHRPMAPMLPMAPMSPMAYNTPMANFGEPVMEVRRSPVPVRRPSPHSSPQLSMRPAGALPLRRTPSPQPSTFSATGVIQRASACFSNSPQTVSTSSVL